Proteins from a single region of Urocitellus parryii isolate mUroPar1 chromosome 4, mUroPar1.hap1, whole genome shotgun sequence:
- the LOC113194272 gene encoding mas-related G-protein coupled receptor member X2-like encodes FTTMNKNEEDSPLYFHKKTLIVKLLPIIITLIGLVGNAVVLWLLGFRMHKNALSVYILNLAGADFLFLCFHVIVSLNKLNLTFLFFLTFILEYLPIVMICSYLTGLSMLSAISAECCLSILCPIWYSCHRLIHTSAVICAILWALSLLLSILDLYYCFFLSINFNYWCQTFSFIIAAWLIILFMVLSISSLTLLVRILCGSRRVPLTRLYVTIGLIVLVFLICGLPISILSFLSLWIHNNDVILHFSKRTALFLSCINSSAKPIIYIFVGSCRRGQNLWRQQPSLKSVLEKAFQDIPEVKKSGESLPQETTESPVVP; translated from the coding sequence ATTGGGCTGGTGGGAAATGCAGTTGTGCTCTGGCTTCTGGGCTTCCGCATGCATAAGAACGCCCTCTCAGTCTACATCCTCAACCTGGCGGGAGCCgacttcctttttctctgttttcatgtTATAGTTTCTCTGAACAAACTCAAcctcactttccttttctttctcaccTTCATCCTCGAGTACTTACCCATTGTAATGATCTGTTCCTACCTTACAGGCCTGAGCATGTTGAGTGCCATTAGTGCTGAGTGCTGCCTGTCCATCCTGTGTCCCATCTGGTACAGCTGCCACCGCCTGATTCACACGTCAGCTGTCATATGTGCCATACTCTGGGCCCTGTCCCTGCTACTGAGCATCCTGGATTTGTACTACTGTTTCTTCTTATCTATAAATTTCAACTATTGGTGTCAGACATTTAGTTTCATCATAGCTGCATggctgataattttatttatggttCTTTCTATATCTAGCCTCACTCTGCTAGTCAGAATCCTCTGTGGTTCTCGGAGGGTGCCACTGACCAGGCTGTATGTAACTATTGGGCTCATAGTTCTAGTCTTCCTCATTTGTGGCCTGCCTATAAGCATCCTAAGTTTTCTGTCATTGTGGATTCATAATAATGATGTGATTCTGCATTTTTCTAAGAGGACTGCTTTATTTCTGTCCTGTATTAACAGCAGCGCCAAACCCatcatttacatatttgttgGCTCCTGTAGGCGGGGACAAAACCTTTGGCGGCAGCAACCATCGCTCAAGTCGGTTCTGGAGAAGGCCTTCCAGGACATACCCGAGGTTAAGAAAAGTGGAGAAAGCCTTCCTCAGGAAACAACAGAGAGTCCAGTTGTCCCTTAA